The proteins below are encoded in one region of Dethiobacter alkaliphilus AHT 1:
- the rpsP gene encoding 30S ribosomal protein S16: protein MAVRIRLKRVGAKKRPFYRIVVADSRSPRDGAFIDEIGFYNPTTEPTTLKIDDEKAQDWLQKGAQPSDTVKALLTKAGIAK from the coding sequence ATGGCAGTAAGAATTCGGCTGAAGCGTGTTGGCGCTAAAAAGCGTCCGTTCTACCGGATCGTAGTTGCAGATTCCCGTTCTCCCCGTGATGGGGCTTTTATCGATGAAATCGGCTTCTACAATCCCACCACTGAACCCACCACGCTGAAGATTGACGATGAAAAGGCACAGGATTGGTTGCAGAAAGGTGCCCAACCTTCTGACACGGTAAAAGCGTTGCTTACCAAAGCAGGTATTGCTAAATAG
- a CDS encoding KH domain-containing protein: MKDLVEFIAKALVDQPDEVRVEQLEDSRTITLELRVAPDDMGKVIGKQGRIAKAIRTVVNAASVNEKKRVMVEIVQ; encoded by the coding sequence ATGAAGGATTTGGTAGAATTCATCGCCAAGGCCTTGGTGGATCAGCCGGATGAAGTCCGCGTGGAACAGCTGGAAGACAGCCGCACCATAACATTGGAGCTGCGTGTAGCTCCTGATGATATGGGTAAGGTTATCGGTAAGCAGGGCCGGATTGCCAAAGCTATCCGGACTGTGGTTAACGCAGCTTCCGTCAATGAGAAAAAACGGGTCATGGTGGAAATCGTCCAGTAG
- the rimM gene encoding ribosome maturation factor RimM (Essential for efficient processing of 16S rRNA) — MEQSVAIGKVVTTHGVKGGMKVQPLSDNPERIKELIRVFVEKDGHSAARDVVEAFVHGRAWVIRLEGIDSCDAARELVGAMLTIPISERLPLPENSYYLDQIIGLDVYTVDGTYLGSIINVLETGSNDVYVVENKADGRQVLIPALKAVVKSIDLDTGRMEVDPPEGLL; from the coding sequence TTGGAGCAGTCGGTTGCCATAGGTAAAGTTGTTACAACCCACGGTGTTAAGGGCGGCATGAAAGTGCAGCCCCTCTCAGATAATCCGGAGCGGATTAAGGAGCTCATCCGCGTTTTTGTGGAAAAAGACGGACATTCCGCTGCCAGAGATGTGGTGGAAGCTTTTGTCCACGGGCGGGCCTGGGTAATTCGCCTGGAAGGCATAGATTCCTGCGACGCTGCCCGGGAATTGGTGGGAGCAATGCTCACCATTCCAATTTCGGAGCGTCTGCCGTTGCCTGAGAATTCCTACTACCTGGACCAGATTATCGGTCTTGATGTGTATACTGTGGACGGCACATATCTGGGCAGCATAATAAATGTGCTGGAAACCGGCAGCAATGATGTGTATGTGGTGGAAAACAAAGCTGACGGCCGTCAGGTATTAATCCCGGCATTAAAGGCTGTGGTGAAAAGCATTGACCTGGATACCGGGCGCATGGAAGTGGATCCGCCTGAAGGTCTCCTGTGA
- the trmD gene encoding tRNA (guanosine(37)-N1)-methyltransferase TrmD codes for MRIDIITIFPGMFASLQESIIRRAVEAGHVQIEITDLRAYANNKHRSVDDYPYGGGPGMVMQPEPFFLAVEHLQKQDERQGPVILLTPGGETFTQKKARELASRERITLLCGHYEGIDERVRETLVDEEISLGDFVLTGGEIPAMAITDAVVRLLPGVLPEESVTDESFTDGLLEYPQYTRPAEFRGLKVPEVLLSGNHEKIRLWRRQQSLLRTLACRPDLLAQARLSPEEKRMLDKMSTGNDEGS; via the coding sequence ATGCGAATCGATATTATCACCATTTTTCCCGGCATGTTCGCTTCTTTGCAGGAAAGCATTATCCGGCGGGCGGTGGAGGCAGGGCATGTACAGATTGAGATTACCGATCTTCGCGCCTATGCCAACAACAAACACCGCAGCGTTGACGACTACCCGTACGGCGGCGGCCCGGGCATGGTTATGCAACCGGAGCCTTTCTTTCTGGCAGTGGAACACCTGCAAAAGCAGGATGAACGCCAGGGTCCGGTGATTCTGTTAACGCCCGGTGGCGAGACCTTTACGCAAAAAAAGGCCAGGGAGTTGGCCTCCCGGGAGAGGATTACTCTTCTTTGCGGCCACTATGAAGGTATTGATGAGCGGGTAAGGGAGACACTGGTGGATGAGGAGATTTCCCTGGGAGACTTTGTGCTCACAGGCGGGGAAATTCCGGCCATGGCCATAACCGATGCGGTGGTTCGTTTGCTTCCCGGAGTGCTCCCGGAAGAATCGGTAACCGACGAGTCGTTTACCGACGGTCTTTTAGAGTATCCACAATATACCCGGCCTGCGGAATTTCGCGGCCTGAAGGTGCCGGAAGTACTTCTTTCCGGTAACCATGAGAAGATTCGCCTGTGGCGCAGACAACAATCTTTGTTGCGGACGCTGGCCTGTCGGCCCGACCTTCTGGCCCAAGCCAGATTGTCTCCTGAAGAGAAGCGTATGCTGGACAAAATGAGCACCGGCAACGACGAAGGCTCATAG